GTAGTTTCATTGATAAGACAAAGAACtgggttaaaaaaatcacacaacaccaggttatagtccaacaggtttaattggaagcacactagctttcggagcgacgctccttcatcaggtgatataaattctgtgttttaggatcgagccctccactatcacctgctgaaggaccgtcgctccgaaagctagtgtgtttccaattaaacctgttggactataacctggtgttgtgtgattttttaactttgtacaccccagtccaacaccagcatctctacaTCATGACAAAGAACTGGAGACTCATTGTCAGACTGGACGTATTTCCATAACTTTTAAATtgagtatttaaaaaaaacaatctcGTGCAACGACTTTTATTTATTCTACTGTccttatttcatttcttactagtTTCAGCTACATCCGGGTTCATTTTGCAAACACATGCCTACAGGCAGGTATACAAAGCCATTGTAAATTCCAGACTATTCAGTACCTGGTTATAAAATAGAAACCCCATCTAAAAAGAAGCAGAAATGCCTGCAGCTCCGTTACTTTGATTTTCTCCGTAAATGTAGCTTTCTAGTGGACAACTGATTCATAAAACTGATTGAACATACTTCATTCACTGCTCCGAGTACTAACTCATGATTGTAGGCAGGATGGACAACATTATGCTGTCTGGGAAGAATGTATTGTCAAAAGTACCATTGCTGTCTATCCATAAGCAAAACGAGGCCTCTGGTGTGCTTCTAAGCAAAGATTTTAATACACTGTCCGAAGAGCGTTGTTTCCAAAAGAGAACAACAATTTCCTTTCACATAAAATGTAATATATGTATATTTTCGTCGTTTCCGATAAGAGCTAATTAAAAAGTGCTGCATCTAATACAGCAGTTAACACAAACTCAACGATAAATATCTTCTCGTCGAAACACATAAAAAATACCGCACAGTATGTGGTGAAACTGGTTCTGAACGAAACCTGTTGACAAATGATGACAGATGTGTATGGTTCCCTGACAAAATCAATCCTGTTTGTACTGAAATGTATGTTCTTATAGTGGTGAACACAATGATACAGGTTAATTCATGGAAGGAGAAGAAAGACGATGAAGTTTGGCACTACAGTTTGGAATAAATATGTAAAAGAGCTAACCTCGACTCGTTTTGTGGAAAAAAAGAAATGTCACTTTTACTGCTTCTCTCATAAAAGCAAACATTCTACATGAATCTTTCAAGTCCAGGCGCATAATTGGTTTGCCTCATATAGGAGGTATTGCTATTGAACTGAGTCAGCCCATTCACTTGATGGCTAGATAAAGCCAAAAGCTGGTCAGAGTGATCGGAGCAGCTACTTGCTCTCATGGACGGTATGGCGAGCCGATTTGAAGGACAATACATCTGGGTATGATTGGGCGAGTAGTTGGCCTGGGACATAGCTAAATGGGGAGGGGATGTAGAATAGCAGTAGGTCATGTTGGAAGTCACGCTGTTGGAAGGCCTGTTCAAAATGGCCCCCATGCCAGTGGGGCTTACGGGCTGTGACTGGAAATTATCTGTACCGCCAACTGAACAACTGGCCATTGCTCCGAGCTCCCCATTTCCGTGAGAGTTCAAATCAATGCCTGACGAGGCCTGCAGTACAGACTGTTGACTGATGAGATTGTCAATACTGAACATCCTGTTCTGAGCCTGGCTGACTGCTGAGCTTTGGTAGTGATGTAACACGGCTGGATGATGAGGGGGAGCAGTGTGCACTTGGGGGTTGTAGCCAGAGCCCACACTTGGATAGAGTGGATTGGGGTAAGAGGGACGCCCAACTGGGGGTGGGGTGAAAGCGCTGGAATTTTGCATGTAGCCTGGATAGGTGGTGATGTCTGAGCGCTTGAAACGTTTCCTCCGGCGTAAAAAGCTGCCGTTATCGAACATGTCTTCAGCCGCCGGATCCAGGCTCCAGTAGTTACCTTTCCCCGGGCGGCCAGGCTCCCGGGGAATTTTGACAAAACAATCATTGAGAGTCAGGTTGTGTCGAATGGAGTTCTGCCACTTCTTG
The Chiloscyllium plagiosum isolate BGI_BamShark_2017 chromosome 11, ASM401019v2, whole genome shotgun sequence DNA segment above includes these coding regions:
- the foxe3 gene encoding forkhead box protein E3, producing the protein MNLADISYFPGICSMTAESQQSSNEASCASSPLESSADVSLGSPGKEEVMVKSEPRSTSPSAEGDDGNGAEIEGLLPSSGGRRRKRPIQRGKPPYSYIALIAMAIANSPERKLTLGGIYKFIMDRFPFYRENSKKWQNSIRHNLTLNDCFVKIPREPGRPGKGNYWSLDPAAEDMFDNGSFLRRRKRFKRSDITTYPGYMQNSSAFTPPPVGRPSYPNPLYPSVGSGYNPQVHTAPPHHPAVLHHYQSSAVSQAQNRMFSIDNLISQQSVLQASSGIDLNSHGNGELGAMASCSVGGTDNFQSQPVSPTGMGAILNRPSNSVTSNMTYCYSTSPPHLAMSQANYSPNHTQMYCPSNRLAIPSMRASSCSDHSDQLLALSSHQVNGLTQFNSNTSYMRQTNYAPGLERFM